Below is a genomic region from Deinococcus koreensis.
GGTGAAGGCTGGCGCGCAGGCCATCCGGGATGGGGCAGGCCGGCGTGGTCGGCCCCGAAAGAACACGAATCAACCCGCACTCTTGGAGACCCCATGACTACCGTCAACCCTGCCCAACTCGTCGCCCGCGTATGGAGCCTGGCCCACGTCCTTCGCAACGATGGCGTGGGCTATGGCGACTACCTCGAACAGATCACCTTCCTGCTTTTCCTGAAGATGGCGGGCGAGATGAAGGGGCAGCCCGACGCTCCGGAGGTGCCCGAGGCGTACAGCTGGGGGCAGTTGAACGCCTTGACCGGCACCGACCTGGAAATCCAGTATCGCCGTACCCTGGAAGAGCTGGCGAGAGAGCCGGGTCTGCTGGGGGTCATCTTTCGCAAGGCTCAGAGCAAGATCAATGACCCGGCGACGCTGCGCCGGGTGGTCACCCTGATTGACCAGCAGCAGTGGTCGGGCCTGCCCTTCGACGTGAAGGGCGAAATCTATGAGGGCCTGCTGCAAAAGAATGCCGAGGACGTGAAAGGCGGAGCAGGGCAATACTTCACGCCTCGGCCCCTGATCGACGCCATGGTGGAGGTGATGCAGCCCAGGCCGGGTGAGACCATCGCCGATCCGGCCTGCGGGACAGCGGGCTTCCTGCTGGCTGCACGGGAGTACATCGTGCGGCACTACCAGCTCGATCCTGACGAACGCGAAGACCTGCGGGAACGCACCTTTTACGGCGCGGACATCGTGGACAGCGTGGTACGGCTGGCGGCCATGAACATGTTCCTGCACGGCATTGGTGGTCAGGCGACCCCGGTGGAGCGCGTGGACAGCCTGGCGCAGCCGCCGTCGCGTGCGGTAGATATCGTGCTGGCGAACCCACCGTTCGGCGTCAAGGGCGCGCTGGTGGATCTCGATGACGAGGGCAACGCCGTGCGCCAGCAGCAGACCTACAGCCGCACGGACTTTATTGCCAAGACCAGCAACAAGCAGCT
It encodes:
- a CDS encoding HsdM family class I SAM-dependent methyltransferase; amino-acid sequence: MTTVNPAQLVARVWSLAHVLRNDGVGYGDYLEQITFLLFLKMAGEMKGQPDAPEVPEAYSWGQLNALTGTDLEIQYRRTLEELAREPGLLGVIFRKAQSKINDPATLRRVVTLIDQQQWSGLPFDVKGEIYEGLLQKNAEDVKGGAGQYFTPRPLIDAMVEVMQPRPGETIADPACGTAGFLLAAREYIVRHYQLDPDEREDLRERTFYGADIVDSVVRLAAMNMFLHGIGGQATPVERVDSLAQPPSRAVDIVLANPPFGVKGALVDLDDEGNAVRQQQTYSRTDFIAKTSNKQLNFLQHILSMVKVGGRAAVVVPDGVLFEGGAGEMIRRRLLRDCNLHTILRLPTGIFYKPGVKANVLFFERGPSGEEFRTSAVWVYDLRTNKHFTLKTRPLRADDLRDFVAAYSADNPSARKEGERFKKFTLNELLARDKLSLDIFWLRDDSLEEGSDLPAPGILAAEIVESLEAALEEFREVASELEQPAAIA